In a single window of the Egibacteraceae bacterium genome:
- a CDS encoding FtsW/RodA/SpoVE family cell cycle protein, producing the protein MSVDTRGATPDAAIRRRANTELGLLVLAFLIIMLAYVLLGLSQSPALPPDALPYGGALMALGAAAHLVRRRLAPGADPLLLPLAFLLNGLGLVMVRRIDFASATGGNPTNLAPAQTAWTVVAVGAFCATLFLLRDHRVLDRYRYLIGAGSLVLLALPTLLPEPIGRTINGATLWLNIGPLNIQPAEFTKLGLVVFFASYLADNRQVMSVATSRVGPLRLPPARAFGPVLVAWALSLGVLVFQNDLGLSLLFFGVFVVLLYIATNRVAYVAIAGALFAGGAGIAFTLFSHVQRRIGAWLDPWAVYEAEGFQIAQSLFALGTGGITGVGLGQGHPTFIPFVQTDFIFSAFGEELGLLGTTGLLLCYLVFVGRGFTIALRSRDDFSTLLAAGFTGIFALQTFVIIGGVTRLIPLSGLTLPFMSYGGSSLLANYILVALLLRASSTAALEQSRAEAAA; encoded by the coding sequence GTGAGCGTCGACACCCGCGGCGCCACGCCCGACGCGGCCATCCGGCGGCGGGCGAACACCGAGCTGGGCCTGCTGGTGCTGGCGTTCCTCATCATCATGCTGGCCTACGTGCTGCTCGGCCTGAGCCAGTCCCCCGCCCTGCCCCCCGACGCGTTGCCCTACGGCGGCGCCCTGATGGCGCTCGGCGCTGCGGCCCACCTGGTCAGGCGCCGTCTCGCGCCCGGCGCCGACCCCCTGCTGCTGCCCCTGGCCTTCCTGCTGAACGGGCTCGGCCTGGTGATGGTGCGCCGCATCGACTTCGCGAGTGCGACCGGGGGGAACCCCACCAACCTGGCGCCGGCCCAGACCGCGTGGACGGTGGTGGCGGTGGGGGCGTTCTGCGCCACCCTGTTCCTGCTGCGCGACCACCGGGTGCTCGACCGCTACCGCTACCTGATCGGCGCCGGCTCCCTGGTGCTGCTGGCCCTGCCGACCCTCCTGCCCGAGCCGATCGGGCGCACGATCAACGGGGCCACGCTCTGGCTCAACATCGGCCCCCTGAACATCCAGCCCGCCGAGTTCACCAAGCTCGGGCTCGTGGTCTTCTTCGCCAGCTACCTGGCCGACAACCGCCAGGTGATGTCGGTGGCGACCAGCCGGGTCGGGCCGCTGCGGCTGCCTCCCGCCCGGGCGTTCGGGCCGGTGCTGGTCGCCTGGGCGCTGTCGCTCGGGGTCCTGGTGTTCCAGAACGACCTGGGCCTGTCCCTGCTGTTCTTCGGGGTCTTCGTGGTGCTGCTGTACATCGCCACGAACCGGGTCGCCTACGTCGCCATCGCCGGCGCGCTGTTCGCCGGCGGCGCGGGGATCGCCTTCACGCTGTTCTCCCACGTGCAGCGGCGCATCGGGGCGTGGCTGGACCCCTGGGCGGTCTACGAGGCGGAGGGTTTCCAGATCGCCCAGTCGCTGTTCGCCCTCGGCACCGGCGGCATCACCGGGGTCGGCCTCGGCCAGGGTCACCCGACGTTCATCCCGTTCGTGCAGACCGACTTCATCTTCTCCGCCTTCGGTGAGGAGCTCGGCCTGCTCGGCACGACCGGGTTGCTGCTGTGCTACCTGGTGTTCGTGGGCCGCGGCTTCACGATCGCCCTGCGCAGCCGCGACGACTTCTCGACGCTGCTGGCCGCCGGCTTCACGGGCATCTTCGCGCTGCAGACCTTCGTCATCATCGGCGGGGTGACGCGCCTCATCCCGCTGTCGGGACTGACCCTGCCGTTCATGAGCTACGGCGGGTCCTCGCTGCTGGCCAACTACATCCTGGTGGCGCTGCTGCTGCGGGCCAGCTCCACGGCCGCCCTGGAGCAGTCGCGCGCGGAGGCGGCCGCATGA
- the pknB gene encoding Stk1 family PASTA domain-containing Ser/Thr kinase, whose product MNDETTPLTGGNRRTINGRYVLRGLLGQGGMADVELAHDEILDREVAVKILHSRYTDDPSFVDRFRREARASASMSHPNVVGVYDTGADDGRPYIVMEYVSGQSLREVLRRARLSPDRAAEIATDAARALHYAHERGLVHRDVKPGNIMVAEDGRVKVTDFGIARAMSSETVTQTAAILGTAAYVAPEQAQGQRVDPRTDVYALGCVLFEMLTGQQPFQGDSAVALAYKHVSEPPLPPSQLNPQISPELEAIVLKAMAKDPEDRYQSAEEMVADLQRAVGGVAVTAPLVGTAAFPATQALPRVDQTAVAAPRYEEERWVEEPPPERRRNPAGAILLALVVLGALGVAAFLIADVLRTEPVVEVAVPDVVGQDVQTAQTALRAEGLEPVLEPVEDPEVPENTVISTDPPADTMVEEGASVRVTFSEGPPLETVPSLTGVPETEARNRLTDADFLIGDRSTETSSELEAGLIIRTDPAGGDSVPVGTEVALVVSEGPPPLSLPRVVDLTQDDAVTELTAFCGNPPCVEVAVEEAFSERFQEGRVISQNPGPGGEVPRGATVTIVVSLGPEPEPSPSPSPPPSPSPSPPPSPSPSPAPSPTADPTSNSSGGILPGT is encoded by the coding sequence ATGAACGACGAGACGACCCCCTTGACGGGCGGCAACCGCCGCACGATCAACGGGCGTTACGTGCTGCGCGGGTTGCTCGGCCAGGGCGGGATGGCCGACGTGGAGCTGGCGCACGACGAGATCCTCGATCGCGAGGTCGCCGTCAAGATCCTGCACAGCCGATACACCGACGACCCGTCGTTCGTCGACCGCTTCCGCCGTGAGGCGCGCGCCTCGGCCAGCATGAGCCACCCCAACGTCGTCGGGGTGTACGACACCGGCGCGGACGACGGCCGGCCCTACATCGTCATGGAGTACGTGTCGGGGCAGAGCCTGCGCGAGGTGCTGCGCCGTGCGCGCCTGTCACCCGATCGCGCGGCCGAGATCGCCACCGACGCGGCCCGGGCGCTGCACTACGCCCACGAGCGCGGGCTGGTGCACCGCGACGTCAAGCCCGGCAACATCATGGTCGCCGAGGACGGGCGGGTGAAGGTCACCGACTTCGGCATCGCCCGGGCGATGAGCTCGGAGACCGTCACCCAGACCGCTGCGATACTCGGCACCGCCGCCTACGTCGCGCCGGAGCAGGCACAGGGCCAGCGGGTGGACCCGCGCACGGACGTGTACGCCCTTGGCTGCGTGCTCTTCGAGATGCTCACCGGCCAGCAGCCCTTCCAGGGCGACTCGGCCGTGGCGCTGGCGTACAAGCACGTCTCCGAGCCGCCGCTGCCGCCCTCCCAGCTCAACCCCCAGATCAGCCCCGAGCTGGAGGCGATCGTGCTGAAGGCCATGGCCAAGGACCCCGAGGACCGCTACCAGTCGGCCGAGGAGATGGTCGCCGACCTGCAGCGGGCGGTCGGCGGCGTGGCCGTCACCGCCCCGCTGGTGGGCACCGCCGCCTTCCCCGCCACCCAGGCCCTGCCCCGGGTCGACCAGACCGCGGTCGCCGCCCCCCGGTACGAGGAGGAGCGGTGGGTCGAGGAGCCGCCGCCGGAGCGCCGGCGCAACCCCGCCGGTGCCATCCTGCTGGCGCTCGTGGTGCTCGGCGCGCTCGGCGTGGCCGCCTTCCTGATCGCCGACGTCCTGCGCACCGAGCCCGTGGTGGAGGTCGCCGTGCCCGACGTGGTGGGCCAGGACGTGCAGACTGCCCAGACCGCGCTGCGCGCCGAGGGGCTCGAACCGGTGCTGGAACCCGTCGAGGACCCCGAGGTCCCCGAGAACACCGTCATCTCCACGGACCCCCCTGCCGACACCATGGTCGAGGAGGGCGCCAGCGTCCGGGTCACGTTCAGCGAAGGCCCGCCGTTGGAGACGGTGCCCTCGCTGACCGGGGTGCCAGAGACCGAGGCACGCAACCGCCTCACCGATGCCGACTTCCTGATCGGCGACCGCTCCACGGAGACCAGCAGCGAGCTCGAGGCCGGGCTGATCATCCGCACCGACCCGGCGGGGGGCGACAGCGTGCCCGTCGGCACCGAGGTCGCGCTGGTGGTCTCCGAAGGCCCGCCCCCGCTGTCGCTGCCGCGCGTCGTCGACCTCACCCAGGACGACGCCGTGACCGAGCTGACCGCGTTCTGCGGCAACCCCCCCTGCGTGGAGGTGGCGGTCGAGGAGGCGTTCAGCGAGCGCTTCCAGGAGGGGCGGGTGATCTCCCAGAACCCCGGTCCAGGCGGCGAGGTCCCGCGCGGCGCCACCGTCACCATCGTCGTGTCGCTCGGGCCCGAGCCGGAGCCGAGCCCCTCGCCGAGCCCCCCGCCGAGCCCCTCACCCTCGCCCCCGCCAAGCCCGTCGCCCTCGCCCGCGCCCTCGCCGACGGCGGACCCCACCAGCAACAGCAGTGGCGGGATCCTGCCGGGGACCTGA
- a CDS encoding long-chain fatty acid--CoA ligase: MQSYPDDVPDTYDYPLVPFTRLLDDAAQDFPQTVAVEFLGATLTYREVLDQADRFATALRELGVEKGDRVGIILPNCPQHVVAIFAVLRLGAVVAETNPLYTESELEHQLNDAGCKVVVCLDPIYQRLEALEGRLPTVEHIITTGIQDALPFPKNRLFPVKGKKDGTYYKVPAGAGVHRFTELVERSSPAVVQADIDPGDDVAMLLYTGGTTGTSKGVMLTHFNLVANAFQARLWVPDIQAGRENILCVVPFFHAYGLTVCLAFGVLSAATLTLLPRFELDMVLKAIDKRKPTLFPGLPTIYVALNTAPDVGSYDLSSIRACLSGAAPLPVEVAAQFEELTGGKVREGYGLTETGPLTHANPIYGTAKRGRIGLPVTDTVCTLVDVDDPTRPAAPGGPGELAIAGPQVMKGYWQRPEETAAVMRDGWFLTGDVAEVDDDGYFAIVDRKKDIIIAGGYNVYPRDIEEVLVAHPKVAKAVVAGIPDAYRGETVKAYIVLKPGQSAEESEIDTFVRGKLAAYKVPKAYEFRDELPETIVGKVLRRKLIEEELARAAG; the protein is encoded by the coding sequence GTGCAGTCCTACCCCGACGATGTCCCCGACACCTACGACTACCCGTTGGTGCCCTTCACCCGGCTGCTCGACGACGCCGCGCAGGACTTCCCGCAGACGGTTGCGGTGGAGTTCCTGGGCGCCACCCTGACCTACCGCGAGGTGCTCGACCAGGCCGACCGGTTCGCGACCGCACTGCGGGAGCTCGGTGTCGAGAAGGGCGACCGCGTCGGCATCATCCTGCCCAACTGTCCGCAGCACGTCGTCGCGATCTTCGCCGTCCTGCGCCTCGGCGCGGTCGTGGCCGAGACCAACCCGCTGTACACCGAGTCCGAGCTGGAGCACCAGCTCAACGACGCGGGCTGCAAGGTCGTGGTGTGCCTCGACCCGATCTACCAGCGCCTGGAGGCGCTCGAGGGTCGGCTGCCGACCGTCGAGCACATCATCACGACCGGCATCCAGGACGCGTTGCCGTTCCCGAAGAACCGCCTGTTCCCCGTGAAAGGCAAGAAGGACGGGACCTACTACAAGGTCCCCGCAGGGGCCGGTGTGCACCGGTTCACCGAGTTGGTGGAGCGCTCCAGCCCCGCGGTCGTCCAGGCGGACATCGACCCGGGCGACGATGTCGCGATGCTGCTGTACACCGGCGGCACGACCGGGACGAGCAAGGGCGTGATGCTCACGCACTTCAACCTGGTCGCCAACGCCTTCCAGGCGCGTTTGTGGGTGCCCGACATCCAGGCCGGTCGCGAGAACATCCTGTGCGTGGTCCCGTTCTTCCACGCCTACGGGCTCACGGTCTGCCTCGCCTTCGGCGTGCTGTCCGCTGCGACGCTCACCCTGCTGCCCCGGTTCGAGCTCGACATGGTCCTGAAGGCCATCGACAAGCGCAAGCCGACGCTGTTCCCCGGCCTGCCGACGATCTACGTCGCGCTGAACACCGCGCCCGACGTCGGCTCGTACGACCTGTCGTCGATCCGGGCGTGCCTGTCGGGCGCGGCGCCGTTGCCGGTGGAGGTCGCCGCGCAGTTCGAGGAGCTGACCGGCGGCAAGGTGCGCGAGGGCTACGGCCTGACCGAGACGGGCCCGCTCACCCACGCCAACCCGATCTACGGCACGGCGAAGCGGGGGCGCATCGGCCTGCCGGTCACCGACACGGTGTGCACGCTGGTCGACGTCGACGACCCCACCCGCCCGGCGGCGCCGGGCGGCCCCGGGGAGCTGGCCATCGCCGGGCCCCAGGTCATGAAGGGCTACTGGCAGCGCCCGGAGGAGACGGCGGCGGTCATGCGCGACGGCTGGTTCCTCACCGGTGACGTCGCCGAGGTCGACGACGACGGCTACTTCGCCATCGTCGACCGCAAGAAGGACATCATCATCGCGGGCGGCTACAACGTGTACCCCCGCGACATCGAGGAGGTCCTGGTCGCCCACCCCAAGGTCGCCAAGGCGGTCGTGGCGGGCATCCCCGATGCCTACCGCGGCGAGACCGTCAAGGCCTACATCGTGCTGAAACCGGGCCAGAGCGCCGAGGAGTCGGAGATCGACACGTTCGTGCGGGGCAAGCTCGCCGCCTACAAGGTCCCCAAGGCCTACGAGTTCCGCGACGAGCTGCCGGAGACGATCGTCGGCAAGGTGCTGCGCCGCAAGCTCATCGAGGAGGAGCTCGCCCGAGCGGCCGGCTGA
- a CDS encoding FAD-dependent oxidoreductase translates to MSAGDRTHALVVGAGMSGLVAARRLTDAGIAVTLLDEGDGPGGRVRTRPIGEASADSGAQFFTARRAPFVGLLAAWRYARVPIRVWSPGWVQGQRADAGPAAAAFVDDLSPRYSVDGGLARLVAHLAEGLDVRTGTRVRRIGRPGPKVTVEAEDGQVTEADAVIVTPPLPLALALLDAGGLSVPERARTITYGPCVELLVALDGRAAVPNPGGAQFSGGAVSWLADNQVKGASERAAITVHASPEWSAAHVEDSDEAITDALLGQVRGWFGTAAPVATHVNRWRHARPAAQLDETCLAVPGTDDRVVLAGDAFVGVLVGPTVEGAAMSGLAAADGLVATLGS, encoded by the coding sequence GTGAGCGCCGGCGACCGCACGCACGCGCTGGTCGTCGGTGCCGGGATGAGCGGGCTGGTCGCCGCCCGGCGGCTGACCGACGCCGGGATCGCAGTCACGCTGCTCGACGAGGGCGACGGTCCGGGCGGGCGGGTCCGCACCCGCCCGATCGGGGAGGCGAGCGCCGACTCCGGCGCGCAGTTCTTCACCGCCCGGCGGGCGCCGTTCGTCGGCCTGCTCGCGGCGTGGCGCTACGCGCGCGTGCCCATCCGGGTCTGGTCGCCCGGCTGGGTGCAGGGCCAGCGCGCCGACGCGGGCCCGGCGGCGGCGGCGTTCGTCGACGACCTCAGCCCCCGCTACTCGGTCGATGGCGGGCTCGCCCGGCTGGTCGCCCACCTCGCCGAGGGGCTCGACGTGCGCACCGGCACCCGGGTGCGGCGCATCGGCCGGCCCGGGCCGAAGGTCACGGTCGAAGCCGAGGACGGGCAGGTGACCGAGGCGGACGCGGTGATCGTGACACCGCCGCTGCCGCTGGCCCTGGCGCTGCTCGACGCCGGCGGGCTGTCGGTCCCCGAGCGGGCGCGGACCATCACCTACGGTCCATGCGTGGAGCTGCTCGTGGCGCTCGACGGGCGCGCGGCGGTGCCCAACCCCGGCGGGGCGCAGTTCTCCGGGGGTGCGGTGTCCTGGCTGGCCGACAACCAGGTCAAGGGCGCGTCCGAGCGGGCGGCCATCACGGTGCACGCGTCACCGGAGTGGAGCGCCGCGCACGTCGAGGACAGCGACGAGGCGATCACCGACGCGCTGCTCGGGCAGGTGCGCGGCTGGTTCGGGACGGCCGCCCCCGTGGCGACCCACGTCAACCGGTGGCGCCACGCCCGCCCCGCGGCCCAGCTGGACGAGACCTGCCTGGCCGTGCCCGGCACCGACGACCGGGTCGTGCTGGCCGGCGACGCGTTCGTGGGGGTGCTGGTCGGCCCCACGGTGGAGGGCGCCGCCATGTCGGGCCTGGCTGCCGCGGACGGCCTCGTCGCCACCCTGGGGTCCTGA
- a CDS encoding penicillin-binding protein 2: protein MIGSLRRVAVTVFVLFAALFVNLNYLQVIRAADLAEDNRNTRGLIAEYDVRRGSIIAGDGRTELARVEDTDGTLRFQRVYDHGELYAHVTGHHSFIFGRSQVEQAYNEFLTGSGAEVFGRNLTDLLAGRETVGEDVVTTVRPSVQTAARDALGAQRGAVVALHPQTGAILAMWSNPTYDPNLMAAHEPAAVREYAEALQAAEDEPLRNRAMAARYNPGSTFKIVTAAAALAAGSTADSTFPNPAELTLPQTTATIGNFGGGPCRGGNPISLRQALIVSCNTTFAQLGLDVGAEALVAQAERFGLNTDLELELSTVPSVLPAENLDPPATAQSAIGQRDVQVTPLQMAMIAGAVGNGGMLMTPRIVERVEDFATGETVQEFPPSAFVPPGQPDARAVSAEHAAALRDMMVGVVSSGTGTAAAIPGVAVAGKTGTAEAEGAPTVWFVGLAPAEDPQVAVAVVVEEGGTVGIGATGGGVAAPIAQAVMEAALGDDPTDPGTPEPSEPEG from the coding sequence ATGATCGGCTCGCTGCGGCGTGTCGCCGTCACGGTCTTCGTGCTGTTCGCCGCGCTGTTCGTCAACCTGAACTACCTGCAGGTGATCCGCGCCGCGGACCTGGCGGAGGACAACCGCAACACCCGTGGGCTGATCGCCGAGTACGACGTGCGGCGGGGCTCCATCATCGCCGGCGACGGCCGGACCGAGCTGGCCCGGGTCGAGGACACCGACGGGACGCTTCGCTTCCAGCGCGTCTACGACCACGGTGAGCTGTACGCGCACGTCACCGGGCACCATTCGTTCATCTTCGGGCGCAGCCAGGTGGAGCAGGCCTACAACGAGTTCCTCACGGGCAGCGGGGCCGAGGTCTTCGGCCGCAACCTCACCGACCTGCTCGCCGGCCGGGAGACCGTCGGCGAGGACGTCGTCACCACGGTGCGCCCGAGCGTGCAGACCGCCGCCCGTGACGCCCTCGGCGCCCAGCGCGGCGCCGTGGTCGCCCTGCACCCCCAGACCGGCGCCATCCTCGCGATGTGGTCCAACCCCACCTACGACCCCAACCTGATGGCCGCGCACGAGCCCGCAGCCGTGCGCGAGTACGCCGAGGCGCTGCAGGCCGCCGAGGACGAACCGCTGCGCAACCGGGCCATGGCCGCCCGCTACAACCCGGGGTCGACGTTCAAGATCGTGACCGCCGCCGCGGCGCTGGCCGCAGGCAGCACCGCCGACAGCACGTTCCCCAACCCCGCGGAGCTCACGCTCCCGCAGACGACCGCCACCATCGGCAACTTCGGCGGCGGCCCGTGCCGTGGCGGCAACCCCATCTCGCTGCGCCAAGCGCTCATCGTGTCCTGCAACACCACCTTCGCCCAGCTGGGCCTTGACGTGGGGGCCGAGGCGCTGGTCGCCCAGGCCGAGCGCTTCGGATTGAACACCGACCTCGAGCTGGAGCTGTCGACGGTCCCGAGCGTGCTGCCCGCGGAGAACCTGGACCCGCCCGCGACCGCCCAGAGCGCCATCGGCCAGCGCGACGTCCAGGTCACCCCGCTGCAGATGGCGATGATCGCGGGGGCGGTCGGCAACGGCGGGATGCTGATGACCCCCCGCATCGTCGAGCGGGTGGAGGACTTCGCCACCGGCGAGACGGTGCAGGAGTTCCCCCCGTCGGCGTTCGTCCCGCCGGGCCAGCCCGACGCGCGGGCGGTGTCCGCCGAGCACGCCGCGGCCCTGCGCGACATGATGGTTGGGGTAGTGTCGTCGGGGACGGGCACCGCAGCCGCGATCCCCGGCGTGGCCGTGGCCGGCAAGACCGGCACAGCCGAGGCCGAGGGCGCACCGACCGTGTGGTTCGTCGGTCTGGCGCCCGCGGAGGACCCGCAGGTGGCCGTGGCGGTCGTGGTCGAGGAGGGCGGCACCGTCGGCATCGGCGCCACCGGCGGTGGGGTCGCGGCCCCGATCGCCCAGGCGGTCATGGAGGCCGCACTCGGCGACGATCCGACCGACCCCGGCACACCCGAACCTTCCGAGCCGGAGGGCTAA
- a CDS encoding cation:proton antiporter, whose amino-acid sequence MQLPLTEPAAVFVVVFAVILLAPLAAERVRLPGIIGLILAGLAVGPNALGLLEATGPIEVLGGIGLLYLLFLAGIDLDLEGFKVHRRDSVVYGTATFVVPMVINTGAALLLGLDLLPALLVASALTSHTLVAFPIVQRLGLVKNRAVTATIGGTLIATVAALLVLAVVAAVHVGDIGPVFWLRFTGSLALFLFATLWVLPRVTRAFFAGLGQDRTVRFTFVLVALFGMSSLADLAGIEGIVGAFLAGLALNRFVHEGSILMERLQFLGSSLLIPLFLLYTGMLVDPGLLVADPTALLLALGLTAAALVAKFAAAWPVARALGFDRAELGVMTGLSGAQAAGALAAVIVAVDIGLVGEEVVNAMVLVILLTCLASTQLTAVMAPRVTRPERRPGALGQAVVVPVANPRTAGPLVKLAALIAGPDAGAVVALNVLGFDASHEQVEEHRAVTAEAEQVALRNGAEARSLVRIDASPTAGVLHTVVEGGATCVLLGWKGYANARENFFGGVIDAVLARSPVPVLVCRPGTDEELRRVVLSLSVGDLAPAGALGMELAVEVAVRMARQADVPLKVVAETDDARLTELAANVRKTEIVCDERKPTIALRSHTEEGDVVIIGTPPTRAGLGQNASRLARALPGRTLVATVQRL is encoded by the coding sequence GTGCAGCTACCGCTGACCGAACCCGCCGCCGTCTTCGTCGTCGTGTTCGCGGTCATCCTGCTCGCGCCGCTGGCCGCGGAGCGGGTCCGCCTGCCCGGGATCATCGGCTTGATCCTGGCCGGGCTGGCGGTGGGCCCCAACGCGCTGGGGCTGCTGGAGGCGACCGGTCCGATCGAGGTGCTGGGCGGCATCGGGCTGCTGTACCTGCTCTTCCTCGCCGGCATCGACTTGGACCTCGAGGGCTTCAAGGTCCACCGGCGCGACTCGGTGGTGTACGGCACCGCGACCTTCGTGGTCCCGATGGTCATCAACACCGGTGCGGCGCTGCTGCTCGGCCTGGACCTGCTCCCGGCGCTGCTGGTGGCCTCGGCCCTGACCTCCCACACCTTGGTGGCGTTTCCGATCGTGCAGCGTCTCGGCCTGGTCAAGAACCGGGCGGTGACCGCCACGATCGGGGGGACCCTGATCGCGACGGTGGCCGCCCTGCTCGTCCTGGCGGTCGTCGCCGCTGTCCACGTCGGCGACATCGGGCCGGTGTTCTGGCTGCGCTTCACCGGCAGCCTGGCGCTCTTCCTGTTCGCGACCCTGTGGGTGCTGCCCCGGGTGACCCGCGCCTTCTTCGCCGGCCTCGGCCAGGACCGCACCGTGCGGTTCACGTTCGTCCTGGTCGCCCTGTTCGGGATGTCCTCGCTGGCCGACCTCGCGGGGATCGAGGGCATCGTCGGGGCGTTCCTCGCCGGCCTGGCGCTGAACCGGTTCGTCCACGAGGGCTCGATCCTGATGGAGCGCCTGCAGTTCCTCGGGTCCAGCCTGCTGATCCCCCTGTTCCTGCTCTACACGGGCATGCTGGTCGACCCGGGCCTGCTCGTCGCCGACCCGACGGCCCTGCTGCTCGCCCTCGGCCTCACGGCGGCGGCCCTGGTCGCCAAGTTCGCGGCGGCCTGGCCCGTGGCCCGAGCCCTCGGGTTCGACCGTGCCGAGCTCGGGGTCATGACCGGGTTGTCGGGCGCGCAGGCCGCCGGTGCGCTGGCGGCCGTCATCGTCGCCGTGGACATCGGGCTGGTCGGCGAGGAGGTCGTGAACGCCATGGTGCTGGTGATCCTGCTGACGTGCCTGGCCTCCACGCAGCTGACCGCCGTGATGGCCCCACGGGTCACGCGGCCCGAGCGGCGCCCGGGCGCGCTCGGGCAGGCCGTCGTCGTGCCGGTCGCCAACCCCAGGACCGCGGGCCCGCTGGTCAAGCTCGCCGCGCTGATCGCCGGTCCCGACGCCGGGGCGGTGGTGGCGTTGAACGTGCTGGGCTTCGACGCCAGCCACGAGCAGGTCGAGGAGCACCGGGCCGTCACCGCGGAGGCCGAGCAGGTCGCGCTGCGCAACGGCGCGGAGGCCCGCTCCCTCGTGCGCATCGACGCGTCACCCACCGCGGGGGTGCTGCACACCGTCGTCGAGGGCGGCGCCACCTGCGTGCTGCTCGGCTGGAAGGGGTACGCCAACGCCCGGGAGAACTTCTTCGGAGGGGTGATCGATGCCGTCCTGGCGCGCTCCCCGGTCCCGGTCCTGGTCTGCCGGCCCGGGACCGACGAGGAGCTCCGGCGCGTCGTGCTGTCGCTGAGCGTCGGCGACCTCGCCCCGGCCGGGGCCCTCGGCATGGAGCTGGCCGTCGAGGTGGCGGTGCGCATGGCGCGCCAGGCCGACGTGCCCTTGAAGGTGGTCGCCGAGACCGACGATGCCCGCCTGACAGAGCTCGCCGCCAACGTCCGCAAGACCGAGATCGTCTGTGACGAGCGCAAGCCGACCATCGCCCTGCGTTCGCACACCGAAGAAGGAGATGTCGTGATCATCGGAACCCCCCCCACGCGGGCCGGCCTGGGCCAGAACGCCTCCCGGTTGGCGCGTGCGCTGCCCGGACGCACCCTCGTGGCCACGGTGCAGCGCCTGTGA
- a CDS encoding aminodeoxychorismate/anthranilate synthase component II — translation MPARVFIVDNYDSFTHNLVQELGELGADVEVARNDAFTIAELADLAPDGVVISPGPGEPKDAGLSNDVVRACAGTIPLLGVCLGHQCIGEVYGGRIVRAPELVHGKTSLIHHDGAGVFTGLPQPFDATRYHSLVVEAASVPAVLEVTARTAEGLIMGLRHRSLALEGVQFHPESILTSAGMDLLANFLRALPLPAAAAR, via the coding sequence ATGCCCGCCCGCGTCTTCATCGTCGACAACTACGACAGCTTCACGCACAACCTGGTCCAGGAGCTCGGGGAGCTCGGGGCCGACGTGGAGGTGGCGCGCAACGATGCGTTCACCATCGCCGAGCTCGCCGACCTCGCCCCCGACGGGGTGGTGATCTCCCCGGGCCCGGGGGAGCCGAAGGACGCCGGGCTGTCCAACGACGTCGTGCGGGCGTGCGCGGGCACGATCCCCCTGCTCGGGGTGTGCCTCGGCCACCAGTGCATCGGCGAGGTCTACGGGGGCCGGATCGTGCGGGCGCCCGAGCTCGTCCACGGCAAGACCTCGCTCATCCACCATGACGGGGCGGGGGTGTTCACGGGGCTGCCGCAGCCGTTCGACGCCACCCGCTACCACTCGCTGGTGGTGGAGGCCGCGAGCGTCCCCGCCGTCCTGGAGGTGACGGCGCGGACCGCGGAGGGGCTGATCATGGGCCTGCGCCACCGCTCGCTCGCGCTGGAGGGCGTGCAGTTCCACCCGGAGTCGATCCTCACCTCCGCGGGCATGGACCTGCTGGCCAACTTCCTGCGCGCACTGCCCCTGCCGGCAGCGGCGGCGCGGTAG